The following coding sequences lie in one Halomonas sp. 'Soap Lake #6' genomic window:
- a CDS encoding multidrug effflux MFS transporter, translating to MNPLLFLILALMMFPQVVETIYSPALPSMASFFGVSVSTAGLTLSCYFLVFAFGVVFWGMMADKLGRRSAMLLGLGCYALGSGIAIYAPDFHWLLLARALSAFGAATGSVVCQTILRDRWQGAKLARIFSYMGMGIALSPVVGLFAGGQLVSVGGHQAVFSALLVLALLLLAITAKILPETRQVQVPVDLVTLGKQMVKDAALWRDVILVACFNVLLFGYYLQGPFLFDRLGLSAQAFGYSGLALATGSILGSYANKTLLKNGGSPHQLIVRACQLAVVSALGVYTLQSSLLFLLPMMGIAAAFAVAIPNILSRALKNYQQQLGSAGALFGLGYYLLIGVGLGASSWLNNMGQSALLCAITALLATRWEKSRR from the coding sequence ATGAACCCGCTACTTTTTTTGATCCTGGCACTGATGATGTTCCCCCAGGTGGTCGAGACTATCTACAGCCCTGCACTACCGTCGATGGCGAGCTTTTTCGGCGTATCAGTCTCCACCGCAGGTCTGACCCTCTCGTGCTATTTTTTAGTGTTCGCCTTCGGCGTAGTGTTCTGGGGCATGATGGCAGACAAGCTAGGTCGTCGTTCGGCAATGCTGCTTGGGCTGGGGTGCTACGCACTTGGTTCCGGCATTGCTATCTACGCTCCCGATTTTCATTGGCTACTGCTAGCCCGAGCGCTAAGCGCCTTTGGCGCAGCGACCGGCTCTGTGGTCTGCCAGACAATCTTGCGTGACCGTTGGCAGGGAGCGAAACTGGCACGGATTTTCTCTTACATGGGAATGGGTATCGCCCTTAGTCCAGTGGTCGGTCTGTTTGCTGGCGGGCAGTTGGTCAGCGTTGGTGGTCATCAGGCAGTGTTCAGCGCACTACTTGTGCTGGCACTCCTGTTGCTTGCCATCACCGCCAAAATACTGCCAGAAACCCGTCAGGTACAGGTGCCTGTTGACCTAGTCACGCTAGGAAAACAGATGGTGAAAGACGCTGCGCTATGGCGCGATGTCATTCTGGTGGCCTGCTTTAACGTACTGCTGTTTGGCTATTATCTACAGGGCCCATTCCTATTTGATAGGCTTGGACTGAGCGCGCAGGCGTTCGGTTACAGCGGGTTAGCGCTGGCAACCGGCAGCATACTTGGCAGCTATGCTAACAAGACGCTACTCAAGAATGGCGGGAGCCCTCACCAACTTATCGTTCGAGCCTGTCAACTAGCGGTGGTCAGCGCCCTAGGCGTCTACACCCTGCAATCTTCCTTGCTATTCCTGTTACCGATGATGGGCATAGCAGCAGCGTTTGCGGTGGCTATTCCCAATATCCTCAGCCGAGCACTTAAAAACTACCAGCAGCAGTTGGGCAGCGCTGGCGCCCTATTCGGCCTCGGCTACTACCTGCTAATAGGAGTAGGACTCGGAGCTAGCAGTTGGCTAAATAATATGGGCCAGAGTGCATTACTGTGCGCCATCACGGCACTACTCGCCACGCGTTGGGAAAAGTCGCGTCGATAA